In Citrus sinensis cultivar Valencia sweet orange chromosome 2, DVS_A1.0, whole genome shotgun sequence, a single genomic region encodes these proteins:
- the LOC102622012 gene encoding uncharacterized protein LOC102622012 isoform X2 — translation MEGKTVNPKPDAEEIGAPASSRRIPSSPPDDMGLENSRASCNSMSAVEFESQRMVGSKEYDTELPTQFNEENGKKRELQPSSPRKGKYFFYDSPHYEDTGVWIPVSVPPMLDSKDDEWARGFHSDGGYFPEVDMGWSQYLKEDKELTMWDVVVEMLLAARGKVHALAKGDIHGCNFSWMSSHLLEQAWQEMAQTLTEANFGNVSELLDAEPPRWLADSSASACMLCGVRFHPIMCSRHHCRFCGGIFCGECSKGRSLLPVKFRVSDPQRVCDVCCVRLQSVQPYLMNQVSHAAQLPTRDLTDLSTLRSWVNFPWGQSMEYEIYKAANTIRGYSKVGFLKPEKSIPDIILRQAKGLAILSVAKVGVMVTYNIGTGLVIARRNDGSWSPPSAISSFGMGWGAQAGGELTDFIIVLRTNDAVKTFTGNAHISIGAGLSAAVGTVGRVVEAGVRAGDGGYAACYTYSCSKGAFVGCSLEGSVFTTRTQENSRFYGSQSVTASDVLLGSMPIPPAAAMLYHALEDLYQKLQR, via the exons ATGGAGGGCAAGACAGTTAATCCCAAACCCGATGCGGAAGAAATCGGAGCTCCGGCGTCCAGTCGTCGTATTCCTTCTTCTCCGCCG GATGATATGGGATTAGAAAATTCTCGAGCGAGCTGTAACTCAATGTCTGCTGTTGAGTTTGAGAGCCAAAGAATGGTTGGTTCTAAAGAATATGATACTGAGTTGCCAACACAATTTAATGAGGAGAATGGCAAGAAGAGGGAATTACAACCTAGCAGTCCAAGGAAAGGAAAATACTTCTTTTACGACTCGCCGCATTACGAAGATACTGGGGTATGGATACCTGTATCTGTTCCACCTATGTTGGACAGCAAGGATGATGAGTGGGCAAGAGGATTTCATTCCGATGGGGGTTACTTCCCTGAAGTTGACATGGGTTGGAGCCAATACCTTAAGGAAGATAAGGAGTTGACCATGTGGGATGTGGTAGTGGAAATGTTACTTGCAGCTCGTGGAAAAGTGCACGCTTTAGCCAAAGGTGATATTCACGGATGTAATTTTTCATGGATGTCAAGCCATTTACTTGAACAAGCTTGGCAAGAGATGGCTCAAACTCTCACTGAAGCTAATTTTGGAAATGTGAGCGAACTTCTTGATGCTGAACCACCGAGATGGTTGGCTGATAGTTCTGCTTCTGCTTGTATGTTATGTGGTGTGCGGTTTCATCCAATCATGTGCTCTAGGCATCACTGCCGCTTTTGTGGAGGAATATTTTGTGGTGAGTGTTCTAAAGGAAGGAGCTTGCTGCCTGTAAAGTTTCGAGTTTCAGATCCACAACGAGTTTGTGATGTGTGCTGTGTGCGGCTTCAGTCTGTCCAACCATACCTAATGAACCAAGTAAGTCATGCTGCTCAGTTACCAACCCGTGACCTGACAGACCTCAGCACATTGAGATCCTGGGTCAATTTTCCATGGGGACAGTCCATGGAGTACGAGATTTACAAGGCAGCAAATACTATACGGGGTTACAGTAAG GTTGGTTTTCTAAAACCTGAAAAATCAATACCAGATATCATTCTACGACAGGCAAAGGGCCTTGCCATATTATCAGTTGCAAAAGTTGGTGTGATGGTTACCTACAATATTGGAACGGGTCTTGTAATTGCTCGTAGAAATGATGGCTCATGGTCTCCGCCTTCTGCTATTTCTTCATTTGGTATGGGATGGGGAGCTCAG GCTGGAGGAGAATTGACCGACTTCATAATCGTTTTGAGAACAAATGACGCTGTCAAGACATTTACTGGTAATGCGCACATCTCGATTGGAGCTGGCTTGAGTGCAGCAGTTGGCACCGTTGGACGAGTAGTTGAAGCTGGTGTACGGGCTGGTGATGGTGGTTATGCTGCTTGTTATACGTACAGCTGCAGTAAAG GTGCTTTCGTTGGATGCTCTCTGGAAGGAAGTGTTTTCACTACCCGCACACAAGAGAATTCCCGATTTTATGGCAGCCAGTCAGTAACTGCATCAGATGTACTTCTTGGCTCAATGCCTATTCCACCTGCAGCTGCCATGCTTTACCATGCACTCGAAGATCTATATCAGAAGCTGCAGAGGTGA
- the LOC102622012 gene encoding uncharacterized protein LOC102622012 isoform X1: MPLPCTRQQLIVIAFIHVQGSQAAKETQFPLMEGKTVNPKPDAEEIGAPASSRRIPSSPPDDMGLENSRASCNSMSAVEFESQRMVGSKEYDTELPTQFNEENGKKRELQPSSPRKGKYFFYDSPHYEDTGVWIPVSVPPMLDSKDDEWARGFHSDGGYFPEVDMGWSQYLKEDKELTMWDVVVEMLLAARGKVHALAKGDIHGCNFSWMSSHLLEQAWQEMAQTLTEANFGNVSELLDAEPPRWLADSSASACMLCGVRFHPIMCSRHHCRFCGGIFCGECSKGRSLLPVKFRVSDPQRVCDVCCVRLQSVQPYLMNQVSHAAQLPTRDLTDLSTLRSWVNFPWGQSMEYEIYKAANTIRGYSKVGFLKPEKSIPDIILRQAKGLAILSVAKVGVMVTYNIGTGLVIARRNDGSWSPPSAISSFGMGWGAQAGGELTDFIIVLRTNDAVKTFTGNAHISIGAGLSAAVGTVGRVVEAGVRAGDGGYAACYTYSCSKGAFVGCSLEGSVFTTRTQENSRFYGSQSVTASDVLLGSMPIPPAAAMLYHALEDLYQKLQR; this comes from the exons ATGCCCTTGCCTTGCACACGTCAGCAACTCATTGTTATTGCTTTTATACATGTACAAGGAAGCCAGGCGGCCAAAGAGACGCAATTCCCGTT GATGGAGGGCAAGACAGTTAATCCCAAACCCGATGCGGAAGAAATCGGAGCTCCGGCGTCCAGTCGTCGTATTCCTTCTTCTCCGCCG GATGATATGGGATTAGAAAATTCTCGAGCGAGCTGTAACTCAATGTCTGCTGTTGAGTTTGAGAGCCAAAGAATGGTTGGTTCTAAAGAATATGATACTGAGTTGCCAACACAATTTAATGAGGAGAATGGCAAGAAGAGGGAATTACAACCTAGCAGTCCAAGGAAAGGAAAATACTTCTTTTACGACTCGCCGCATTACGAAGATACTGGGGTATGGATACCTGTATCTGTTCCACCTATGTTGGACAGCAAGGATGATGAGTGGGCAAGAGGATTTCATTCCGATGGGGGTTACTTCCCTGAAGTTGACATGGGTTGGAGCCAATACCTTAAGGAAGATAAGGAGTTGACCATGTGGGATGTGGTAGTGGAAATGTTACTTGCAGCTCGTGGAAAAGTGCACGCTTTAGCCAAAGGTGATATTCACGGATGTAATTTTTCATGGATGTCAAGCCATTTACTTGAACAAGCTTGGCAAGAGATGGCTCAAACTCTCACTGAAGCTAATTTTGGAAATGTGAGCGAACTTCTTGATGCTGAACCACCGAGATGGTTGGCTGATAGTTCTGCTTCTGCTTGTATGTTATGTGGTGTGCGGTTTCATCCAATCATGTGCTCTAGGCATCACTGCCGCTTTTGTGGAGGAATATTTTGTGGTGAGTGTTCTAAAGGAAGGAGCTTGCTGCCTGTAAAGTTTCGAGTTTCAGATCCACAACGAGTTTGTGATGTGTGCTGTGTGCGGCTTCAGTCTGTCCAACCATACCTAATGAACCAAGTAAGTCATGCTGCTCAGTTACCAACCCGTGACCTGACAGACCTCAGCACATTGAGATCCTGGGTCAATTTTCCATGGGGACAGTCCATGGAGTACGAGATTTACAAGGCAGCAAATACTATACGGGGTTACAGTAAG GTTGGTTTTCTAAAACCTGAAAAATCAATACCAGATATCATTCTACGACAGGCAAAGGGCCTTGCCATATTATCAGTTGCAAAAGTTGGTGTGATGGTTACCTACAATATTGGAACGGGTCTTGTAATTGCTCGTAGAAATGATGGCTCATGGTCTCCGCCTTCTGCTATTTCTTCATTTGGTATGGGATGGGGAGCTCAG GCTGGAGGAGAATTGACCGACTTCATAATCGTTTTGAGAACAAATGACGCTGTCAAGACATTTACTGGTAATGCGCACATCTCGATTGGAGCTGGCTTGAGTGCAGCAGTTGGCACCGTTGGACGAGTAGTTGAAGCTGGTGTACGGGCTGGTGATGGTGGTTATGCTGCTTGTTATACGTACAGCTGCAGTAAAG GTGCTTTCGTTGGATGCTCTCTGGAAGGAAGTGTTTTCACTACCCGCACACAAGAGAATTCCCGATTTTATGGCAGCCAGTCAGTAACTGCATCAGATGTACTTCTTGGCTCAATGCCTATTCCACCTGCAGCTGCCATGCTTTACCATGCACTCGAAGATCTATATCAGAAGCTGCAGAGGTGA
- the LOC102622798 gene encoding heat stress transcription factor A-4a → MDDGQGSSNSLPPFLAKTYEMVDDSSTDLTVSWSSSNKSFIVWNPPDFARDLLPKYFKHNNFSSFIRQLNTYGFRKVDPEQWEFANEDFVRGQPERLKNIHRRKPVHSHSNQNLHGQGTPLTESERQGLKDDIERLKKEKEILLLELQRHEQERQGFESQMQLLRERFQLMEQRQQKMVSFVGRALQKPGLESNFGAHLENHDRKRRLPRIDYFYDEANIEDNPMGTSQIVAGADSADISSSNMEKFEQLESSMTFWENIVQDVGQSCFQPNSSLELDESTSCADSPAISCIQLNVDARPKSPGIDMNSEPAVTAATEPVPSKEPETATTIPLQAGVNDVFWEQFLTENPGSSDAQEVQSERKECDGKKNENKPADHGKFWWNMRNVNSLAEQMGHLTPAERT, encoded by the exons ATGGATGACGGCCAAGGTAGTTCAAATTCACTTCCTCCCTTTCTTGCAAAAACATATGAGATGGTAGATGATTCTTCGACAGATTTGACTGTGTCCTGGAGTTCAAGTAATAAGAGCTTTATTGTGTGGAATCCACCAGATTTTGCTAGGGATTTGTTACCAAAATACTTTAAGCACAATAACTTCTCAAGCTTCATCAGACAGCTCAACACATAT GGTTTTAGAAAAGTTGATCCTGAACAATGGGAATTTGCAAATGAAGATTTTGTGAGAGGTCAGCCTGAACGTTTGAAGAACATCCATAGACGAAAGCCAGTTCATAGCCATTCTAATCAGAATCTACATGGACAAGGAACTCCATTAACTGAATCAGAGAGACAGGGTCTCAAGGATGATATTGAgaggttaaaaaaagaaaaagaaatacttCTTTTGGAGTTACAACGACATGAGCAGGAGCGGCAAGGATTTGAGTCGCAAATGCAGCTTTTGAGGGAGCGTTTTCAACTGATGGAACAGAGGCAGCAGAAGATGGTGTCTTTTGTAGGTCGAGCCTTGCAAAAACCCGGACTTGAGTCAAATTTCGGGGCGCACTTGGAGAATCATGATAGGAAGAGAAGGCTGCCAAGAATTGATTACTTCTATGATGAAGCCAACATTGAAGACAATCCGATGGGGACTTCCCAAATTGTAGCAGGTGCTGATAGTGCTGATATTTCTTCTTCGAACATGGAGAAGTTTGAGCAGTTGGAGTCCTCCATGACATTTTGGGAGAATATTGTTCAAGACGTTGGTCAAAGTTGCTTCCAACCTAATTCAAGCTTGGAGTTGGATGAATCTACAAGTTGTGCAGATAGTCCAGCTATATCTTGCATACAACTTAATGTTGATGCTCGCCCTAAATCTCCTGGAATTGACATGAACTCAGAGCCTGCTGTGACTGCAGCTACAGAGCCTGTTCCTTCAAAGGAGCCAGAGACTGCAACCACCATTCCTCTGCAAGCTGGGGTCAATGATGTGTTTTGGGAACAATTTTTGACTGAGAATCCTGGTTCTTCTGACGCCCAGGAAGTTCAGTCAGAAAGAAAGGAATGTGATGgcaaaaagaatgaaaacaaACCTGCCGATCATGGCAAGTTTTGGTGGAATATGAGGAATGTAAATAGTCTTGCAGAACAGATGGGCCATCTTACCCCTGCAGAGAGGACTTGa
- the LOC107175531 gene encoding transcription repressor OFP5: MKWGRKKISSESSRNSLISHVFPVSWLSKFKQKSRDVEAKPAKVKQEGNRNSPSKCVGVSGRGGRFYGGEGDAFWRLSFGEEGGDQGKTSRGDLSSVWYDHSDDKLDVPPSVCRSCGSNAATLSGNEEIYKFNNLVSDARKMKELQKNVEIFHTQGEAVTKTLRVTTKKERKLKQINERVPKPKEKWSKLERSREGREEKSRKSFEKDNSEFETIPMIKRENCKLIRAALKKHHFVSSTDSRNSNLTTVKEDDVLTFQNLNGNNEISAGKVSSEWETLKEMKLKEVKSKSENQRKSLYISRELQTRKTKQITGKVKVGSPRIKALEDMKKAKLMKMKKGKEKTSEGANLESFAVVKCSFDPQKDFRDSMIEMILEKRFSQPQELEELLACYLTLNSDEYHDLIIKVFRQVWFDLNQACFDELQNANYCHN, translated from the coding sequence AAGTGAAGCAGGAAGGTAATCGAAACTCACCCTCAAAATGTGTCGGTGTCAGTGGCAGAGGAGGTAGATTCTACGGTGGTGAAGGTGATGCTTTCTGGAGGCTATCATTTGGTGAGGAAGGTGGTGATCAAGGAAAGACTAGTAGGGGTGATTTGAGTTCAGTTTGGTATGATCATTCTGATGATAAGCTTGACGTTCCACCTTCAGTTTGCCGGAGCTGTGGATCAAATGCTGCCACGCTGTCGGGAAATGAAGAGATTTATAAGTTCAATAACTTAGTTTCGGATGCAAGGAAGATGAAAGAGTTGCAGAAAAATGTGGAGATATTTCATACTCAAGGGGAAGCAGTTACCAAGACACTGAGAGTGACAACTAAGAAGGAGCggaaattgaaacaaataaacGAAAGAGTTCCAAAACCAAAAGAGAAGTGGTCCAAGCTAGAAAGATCTCGAGAGGGAAGAGAggaaaaatcaagaaaatcatttgAAAAGGACAATTcagaatttgaaacaattccaATGATAAAGAGGGAGAACTGCAAGTTAATCAGAGCTGCCTTGAAGAAACATCACTTTGTCTCTTCCACAGATTCAAGAAATTCTAATTTGACAACAGTTAAAGAGGATGATGTACTCACCTTCCAGAATTTAAATGGAAACAACGAAATTTCAGCAGGAAAAGTTAGTTCCGAGTGGGAAACATTGAAAGAGATGAAGCTCAAAGAGGTAAAGTCAAAGAGTGAGAACCAGAGGAAGTCTTTGTACATAAGCAGGGAATTACAGACTAGAAAGACAAAGCAGATAACCGGCAAAGTCAAGGTTGGCTCTCCAAGAATAAAGGCTCTTGAAGACATGAAGAAAGCTaaattgatgaagatgaagaagggaAAGGAGAAAACATCAGAGGGAGCAAACCTAGAGAGCTTTGCTGTTGTCAAATGTTCATTTGATCCCCAAAAGGACTTCAGAGACTCAATGATTGAGATGATCCTGGAGAAAAGGTTCAGCCAGCCACAGGAGCTCGAAGAGCTCTTGGCTTGCTATCTGACATTGAATTCTGATGAATATCATGACCTCATCATCAAGGTATTCAGGCAGGTATGGTTTGACTTGAACCAGGCTTGCTTTGATGAATTACAGAATGCAAACTATTGCCATAATTAA
- the LOC102621726 gene encoding uncharacterized protein LOC102621726, producing MVAKMGKRTPTKTFKHQRRHHHRKKSPAKTASAATIISSINKSLHTCKRRLARIFSKLVRITTPSRCKTKGYKILRSQDKDSNSNGEDQLLVPQVLFFGNEHLLPPLISPDKKTIFLDLDETLIHSKPDPPPERFDFIVRPRIDGEVLNFYVLKRPGVDAFLDAISKKYEVVVFTAGLKEYASLLLNRLDRNGVISHRLYRDSCKQIDGKFVKDLSEMGRNLKQVVIVDDNPNAYIFQPENAIPVKPFTGDPSDIELWKLVNFFEACDCFVDMRDAVKAFDLGER from the exons ATGGTGGCCAAAATGGGCAAGAGAACCCCAACAAAGACTTTCAAGCATCAACGGCGCCACCACCACCGCAAGAAGTCTCCGGCGAAGACCGCCTCCGCCGCCACCATCATCTCCTCCATTAACAAGTCTTTGCACACATGCAAGCGTCGCCTCGCCAGGATTTTCTCCAAATTGGTACGCATCACCACCCCGTCAAGATGCAAGACCAAAGGCTACAAAATCCTGAGATCCCAAGATaaagattcaaattcaaatggcGAAGATCAACTTCTTGTTCCGCAAGTACTTTTCTTTGGCAATGAACATCTGTTGCCTCCTCTGATCTCCCCCGATAAGAAGACAATTTTTCTTGATCTTGATGAGACCTTGATTCACTCCAAGCCTGACCCTCCTCCCGAAAGATTTGATTTCATTGTTAGGCCGAGGATTGACGGAGAAGTTTTGAACTTTTATGTGTTGAAACGGCCCGGCGTTGATGCTTTTTTGGATGCAATAAGCAAGAAGTACGAGGTGGTCGTGTTCACAGCCGGGTTAAAAGAGTATGCTTCTTTGCTTCTTAATAGGCTCGACAGGAATGGGGTGATTTCGCACCGCCTTTATCGTGACTCTTGCAAGCAGATTGATGGCAAGTTTGTGAAGGACTTATCCGAGATGGGGAGGAACTTGAAGCAAGTTGTCATTGTCGATGATAATCCTAATGCTTACATATTTCAGCCGGAAAATGCCATTCCGGTGAAGCCCTTCACCGGTGATCCTAGCGATATTGAGTTGTGGAAGTTGGTCAATTTTTTTGAGGCTTGTGATTGTTTTGTTGACATGAGGGACGCTGTGAAGGCGTTTGATCTTGGCGAAAG ATGA
- the LOC102622318 gene encoding BES1/BZR1 homolog protein 4 isoform X1 produces the protein MTSGTRMPTWKERDNNKRRERRRRAIAAKIYAGLRMYGNYRLPKHCDNNEVLKALCNEAGWTVEEDGTTYRKGCKPVEYMDVMGGSASASACSSYQQSPCASYNPSPGSSSFPSPRSSHYTPHANGSADANSLIPWLKNLSSSSSSASSKDPHHMYIHGGSISAPVTPPLSSPTCRTPRTKNDWDEPTAVAAWAGQHYPFLPSSTPPSPGRQVLPDSGWLSGIQIPQSGPSSPTFSLVSRNPFGFREEVLSGGPSRMWTPGQSGTCSPAVPAGVDNTSDVPMSDCIATEFAFGCNATGLVKPWEGERIHEECVSDDLELTLGNSKTR, from the exons ATGACGTCGGGGACGAGAATGCCGACGTGGAAGGAGAGGGACAACAACAAGAGACGAGAGCGGCGACGGAGAGCCATCGCCGCGAAGATCTACGCTGGATTAAGAATGTACGGTAACTATAGGCTCCCCAAACACTGCGACAATAACGAGGTGTTAAAAGCTCTCTGTAATGAGGCTGGCTGGACCGTCGAAGAAGACGGCACCACTTACAGAAAG GGATGCAAACCTGTAGAATACATGGATGTCATGGGAGGGTCCGCATCAGCCAGTGCCTGCTCATCATACCAGCAAAGCCCATGTGCATCCTACAATCCCAGTCCTGGCTCATCTTCCTTTCCAAGTCCACGGTCTTCTCATTACACACCTCATGCTAATGGTAGTGCTGATGCCAATTCACTCATCCCATGGCTCAAAAACCTTTCATCTAGCTCATCATCAGCTTCATCCAAGGACCCCCACCATATGTACATTCATGGAGGTTCCATAAGTGCTCCAGTCACCCCTCCGCTGAGTTCCCCAACTTGCCGAACTCCTCGAACAAAAAATGACTGGGATGAACCAACTGCTGTTGCTGCTTGGGCTGGTCAGCACTATCCTTTCTTGCCTTCTTCCACCCCACCAAGTCCTGGCCGTCAGGTCCTGCCTGATTCAGGATGGCTATCAGGCATCCAAATTCCCCAGAGTGGGCCATCATCACCTACATTTAGCCTGGTTTCACGAAATCCTTTTGGGTTCAGGGAAGAGGTTTTATCAGGCGGACCATCCCGAATGTGGACTCCTGGACAAAGTGGGACATGCTCTCCTGCAGTTCCTGCTGGTGTTGATAACACATCAGATGTCCCAATGTCAGATTGTATTGCAACTGAATTTGCATTTGGCTGCAATGCGACGGGCTTGGTAAAGCCTTGGGAAGGAGAGAGGATCCATGAGGAATGTGTATCTGACGATCTTGAACTTACACTGGGTAACTCTAAAACAAG ATAA
- the LOC102622318 gene encoding BES1/BZR1 homolog protein 4 isoform X2 — MTSGTRMPTWKERDNNKRRERRRRAIAAKIYAGLRMYGNYRLPKHCDNNEVLKALCNEAGWTVEEDGTTYRKGCKPVEYMDVMGGSASASACSSYQQSPCASYNPSPGSSSFPSPRSSHYTPHANGSADANSLIPWLKNLSSSSSSASSKDPHHMYIHGGSISAPVTPPLSSPTCRTPRTKNDWDEPTAVAAWAGQHYPFLPSSTPPSPGRQVLPDSGWLSGIQIPQSGPSSPTFSLVSRNPFGFREEVLSGGPSRMWTPGQSGTCSPAVPAGVDNTSDVPMSDCIATEFAFGCNATGLVKPWEGERIHEECVSDDLELTLGNSKTR; from the exons ATGACGTCGGGGACGAGAATGCCGACGTGGAAGGAGAGGGACAACAACAAGAGACGAGAGCGGCGACGGAGAGCCATCGCCGCGAAGATCTACGCTGGATTAAGAATGTACGGTAACTATAGGCTCCCCAAACACTGCGACAATAACGAGGTGTTAAAAGCTCTCTGTAATGAGGCTGGCTGGACCGTCGAAGAAGACGGCACCACTTACAGAAAG GGATGCAAACCTGTAGAATACATGGATGTCATGGGAGGGTCCGCATCAGCCAGTGCCTGCTCATCATACCAGCAAAGCCCATGTGCATCCTACAATCCCAGTCCTGGCTCATCTTCCTTTCCAAGTCCACGGTCTTCTCATTACACACCTCATGCTAATGGTAGTGCTGATGCCAATTCACTCATCCCATGGCTCAAAAACCTTTCATCTAGCTCATCATCAGCTTCATCCAAGGACCCCCACCATATGTACATTCATGGAGGTTCCATAAGTGCTCCAGTCACCCCTCCGCTGAGTTCCCCAACTTGCCGAACTCCTCGAACAAAAAATGACTGGGATGAACCAACTGCTGTTGCTGCTTGGGCTGGTCAGCACTATCCTTTCTTGCCTTCTTCCACCCCACCAAGTCCTGGCCGTCAGGTCCTGCCTGATTCAGGATGGCTATCAGGCATCCAAATTCCCCAGAGTGGGCCATCATCACCTACATTTAGCCTGGTTTCACGAAATCCTTTTGGGTTCAGGGAAGAGGTTTTATCAGGCGGACCATCCCGAATGTGGACTCCTGGACAAAGTGGGACATGCTCTCCTGCAGTTCCTGCTGGTGTTGATAACACATCAGATGTCCCAATGTCAGATTGTATTGCAACTGAATTTGCATTTGGCTGCAATGCGACGGGCTTGGTAAAGCCTTGGGAAGGAGAGAGGATCCATGAGGAATGTGTATCTGACGATCTTGAACTTACACTGGGTAACTCTAAAACAAGGTAA